A DNA window from Camelina sativa cultivar DH55 chromosome 17, Cs, whole genome shotgun sequence contains the following coding sequences:
- the LOC104754414 gene encoding putative clathrin assembly protein At1g03050: MGSSKLKRAIGAVKDQTSVGLAKVNGRSASLSELDVAIVKATRHEEFPAEEKYIREILSLTSYSRNYINACVNTLSRRLNKTKCWTVALKTLILIQRLLGEGDQAYEQEIFFATRRGTRLLNMSDFRDVSRSNSWDYSAFVRTYALYLDERLDFRMQARHGKRGVYCIGGETDGDEKDQAAPDLSTAIVVRSQPIAEMKTEQIFIRIQHLQQLLDRFLACRPTGNARNNRVVIVALYPIVKESFQIYYDVTEIMGILIDRFMELDISDSIKVYDIFCRVSKQFEELDQFYSWCKNMGIARSSEYPEVEKITQKKLELMDEFIRDKSALEQTKNTKSTKSEADEEDDDARKEEVNEEQEDMNAIKALPEPPPKEEEEEKPEEEAKEEVVIEKKEEETMGDLLDLGNTNGGGAAEAGDSLALALFDGPYATGSGSDSGPGWEAFKDDSADWETALVQTATNLSAQKSELGGGFDMLLLNGMYQHGAVNTAVKTSTAYGASGSASSMAFGSAGRPAATMLALPAPATANGNSANNNSPVPMDPFAASLEVAPPPYVQMNDMEKKQRMLMEEQMMWDQYSRDGRQGHMNIRQNQNQNQPYSYTPQY; this comes from the exons ATGGGTTCGAGTAAACTTAAACGAGCCATAGGAGCCGTTAAGGACCAAACCAGCGTCGGTCTTGCCAAAGTCAACGGTCGAAGCGCTTCTTTATCAGAACTTGACGTTGCCATCGTCAAAGCGACTCGTCACGAAGAGTTCCCTGCTGAGGAGAAATACATCAGAGAGATCCTTAGCCTTACTTCTTACTCACGCAATTACATCAACGCTTGCGTTAACACGCTTTCCAGACGCCTTAACAAAACCAAATGCTGGACCGTTGCTCTCAAAACCTTGATTTTGATCCAACGCCTTttaggagaaggagatcaagcCTACGAGCAAGAGATCTTCTTCGCCACTCGCCGTGGTACCAGGCTTCTCAACATGTCTGATTTCAGGGATGTTTCTAGGTCTAATTCTTGGGATTACTCTGCTTTCGTCAGGACTTACGCCTTGTACCTTGACGAAAGGCTTGATTTCAG gaTGCAAGCGAGACACGGGAAGCGTGGAGTTTACTGCATTGGAGGAGAAACCGATGGAGATGAGAAAGATCAAGCCGCGCCTGATCTCTCCACGGCTATCGTGGTCAGGTCACAACCTATCGCCGagatgaaaacagagcagaTTTTCATCAGAATTCAACATTTGCAGCAACTTCTTGACCGTTTCTTGGCTTGTCGTCCAACAG GTAATGCGAGGAACAACAGAGTTGTAATTGTGGCTCTGTATCCAATAGTGAAGGAGAGTTTTCAGATATATTACGATGTAACAGAGATAATGGGGATTTTAATCGACCGATTCATGGAGTTAGATATTTCTGATTCCATCAAGGTCTATGACATTTTCTGCCGGGTTTCGAAACAGTTCGAAGAGCTCGATCAGTTCTACTCTTGGTGCAAGAACATGGGGATCGCACGTTCTTCTGAGTATCCAGAGGTAGAGAAGATCACACAGAAGAAGCTTGAACTCATGGATGAGTTTATAAGAGACAAATCTGCTTTAGAACAgaccaagaacacaaaatctaCTAAATCTGaggctgatgaagaagatgatgatgctaGAAAAGAGGAAGTTAATGAAGAGCAAGAAGATATGAATGCAATCAAGGCCTTACCTGAACCTccaccaaaagaagaagaagaggaaaaaccCGAGGAAGAAGCCAAGGAAGAAGTGGtaatagagaagaaagaagaagagacgatgGGTGATTTGCTGGATCTTGGGAATACAAACGGCGGTGGAGCAGCAGAAGCTGGAGATAGCTTGGCATTGGCTTTATTTGACGGGCCATACGCGACTGGTTCAGGTTCAGATTCTGGTCCAGGATGGGAAGCGTTTAAGGATGATTCGGCGGATTGGGAAACAGCTTTGGTGCAAACAGCTACAAACTTGTCCGCACAAAAGTCGGAACTCGGAGGAGGCTTTGATATGCTGTTGCTTAACGGAATGTATCAGCATGGCGCTGTAAACACAGCCGTGAAAACATCTACGGCTTATGGAGCCAGTGGAAGCGCAAGCAGTATGGCATTTGGATCTGCAGGAAGACCAGCAG CAACTATGCTAGCACTTCCAGCACCCGCAACGGCAAATGGAAACAGCGCAAACAATAACAGTCCGGTTCCCATGGATCCATTTGCAGCGTCATTGGAGGTTGCGCCACCACCATACGTGCAAATGAATGATatggagaagaaacagaggatgttGATGGAAGAACAGATGATGTGGGACCAATACTCTAGAGATGGAAGACAAGGACACATGAATATAAggcaaaaccaaaaccaaaaccaacctTACTCTTACACACCTCAATATTGA
- the LOC104754413 gene encoding beta-carotene isomerase D27, chloroplastic, producing the protein MMNTKLSLSHTKILTFTARFNDTRTRSGLDRRSSVSPTLCSKPIYSGELKATKETAVTEMSNTKNASNIEDSFFSKLAINYLSKNLQDAAGMSSSSTKSTDYDRLVDTATRVARNFDTKQQHELVLSSLDRALPAEISSLIKVLFPPSKLSRELFALFTTISFAWLVGPSEVRETEVNGRKEKSVVFIEKCRFLEQSNCVGMCTHICKIPSQIFMKNSLGMPVYMEPDFNDLSCKMMFGREPPEIQDDPVMKQPCFEFCKSNKSYGVKH; encoded by the exons ATGATGAACACTAAGCTATCACTCTCTCATACCAAGATTCTCACTTTCACAGCACGGTTCAACGATACTCGCACTCGAAGTGGCTTAGACAGACGCTCAAGCGTTTCCCCAACTCTCTGTTCAAAGCCCATCTACTCCGGCGAACTCAAGGCTACAAAAGAGACAGCAGTAACGGAGATGTCGAATACGAAGAATGCGAGTAATATTGAGGACAGCTTCTTCTCGAAACTTGCAATTAACTATCTCTCAAAGAATCTTCAAGACGCAGCAG GGATGAGTAGTAGTAGCACCAAGAGTACCGATTACGATAGGTTAGTAGATACGGCCACTAGGGTTGCGCGTAACTTTGACACCAAGCAACAACATGAGCTTGTTCTTAGCTCTTTGGACAGAGCATTACCAGCAGAGATAAGCTCCTTG ATCAAAGTGCTTTTCCCACCTTCAAAACTCTCAAGGGAGCTCTTTGCGCTATTCACCACAATATCTTTCGCTTGGCTTGTTGGACCTTCAGAG GTGAGGGAGACTGAGGTTAatggaagaaaagagaagagtgtTGTGTTCATAGAGAAGTGCAG GTTTCTTGAGCAGTCAAATTGTGTTGGTATGTGCACTCATATTTGTAAAATTCCATCCCAAATCTTCATGAAAAATTCACTTGGAATGCCTGTCTACATGGAGCCAG ATTTTAATGATCTTAGCTGTAAGATGATGTTTGGCCGGGAGCCTCCGGAGATCCAAGATGATCCTGTTATGAAACAACCATGCTTTGAATTCT gcaaatcaaacaaaagctaTGGTGTGAAGCATTAG